Proteins from a single region of Fodinibius sp. Rm-B-1B1-1:
- a CDS encoding acyloxyacyl hydrolase — protein MNFIAGYSFASTKGFWGKIPEATLSIYTIRYNRKLATYNNRHLLEYVTEANLAANYTLSDTPRYRSGSFSGFGITPIGFQLNINQNNIIQPFFKSSAGFMYFKKPFPDERGVPFNFTLELGGGIEVMVLENISLSAGYKYHHMSNGQFGEVNPGVDSNIFYTGFTIF, from the coding sequence ATGAATTTCATCGCTGGCTACTCTTTTGCTTCAACAAAGGGCTTTTGGGGAAAAATTCCGGAGGCAACACTCAGTATTTATACCATTCGGTATAACCGAAAATTGGCGACATATAACAACAGACACTTATTGGAATATGTGACAGAAGCTAATTTAGCGGCCAATTATACCCTTTCGGATACTCCTCGGTACCGTTCAGGATCTTTTAGTGGTTTTGGTATCACCCCTATTGGTTTTCAATTAAACATCAATCAAAACAATATTATCCAACCCTTCTTTAAATCATCGGCCGGCTTCATGTATTTCAAAAAACCCTTCCCTGATGAGCGCGGCGTACCGTTCAATTTTACGTTAGAACTGGGCGGTGGTATTGAGGTTATGGTCTTAGAAAATATTTCTCTATCGGCGGGATACAAATATCATCATATGTCTAACGGACAGTTTGGGGAAGTGAATCCCGGAGTTGATTCAAATATTTTTTACACCGGATTTACTATTTTTTAG
- the msrB gene encoding peptide-methionine (R)-S-oxide reductase MsrB produces MKALKIFPLIFFTVLIIANCTSDKSPKQHEIKHAGTSMSSDLATQATDTMEYEVQKTEEEWHSILTDDEYDVLRDRGTELPYVNEYYNNKKEGVYYCGACGQPLFLSEHKYNSGTGWPSYWKPIKPSVVDEKEDNSWFMTRTEIVCSRCGSHIGHVFNDGPEPTGLRYCMNSAALDFVEMDLSNTDTENLSNLDNKTN; encoded by the coding sequence ATGAAAGCACTCAAGATATTTCCACTCATATTTTTTACCGTACTCATTATAGCTAACTGTACCAGTGATAAATCCCCAAAGCAGCACGAGATAAAACATGCCGGAACAAGCATGAGCAGTGATTTAGCTACTCAAGCCACTGATACCATGGAATATGAAGTCCAAAAGACGGAAGAGGAATGGCATAGTATTCTTACTGATGATGAATACGATGTCTTGCGAGATCGCGGCACAGAGCTACCATATGTAAACGAGTATTATAATAACAAAAAAGAAGGTGTTTATTATTGCGGTGCTTGCGGTCAGCCGCTCTTTTTATCCGAGCATAAGTATAACTCTGGCACCGGATGGCCCAGCTATTGGAAGCCGATAAAACCTTCTGTAGTAGACGAAAAAGAGGATAACAGCTGGTTTATGACACGTACTGAAATTGTCTGCTCACGCTGTGGATCTCATATTGGGCATGTGTTTAATGATGGCCCCGAACCGACGGGTCTTCGTTATTGCATGAATTCTGCTGCGCTCGATTTTGTGGAAATGGACCTATCTAACACCGATACTGAAAACTTATCCAACTTGGATAATAAAACGAATTAA
- a CDS encoding PH domain-containing protein: MAQSKTLQKAEFNTRIKRYLLIYGAIITTLTIVGIVLLPIYFLVAPYFINKYFDNLSAELTTRALRFEKGIIFHVERTIPLDKIQDLTFKEGPLLKYFGLSILKVETAGGSGQGQADLTLIGIKDASDFRKKVLEQRDNVTDNKYSSSGSNNGESTLAVLKEIRDSLKSIDRKIDSRQ; encoded by the coding sequence ATGGCGCAATCCAAAACCTTACAAAAGGCAGAATTCAATACACGCATTAAACGCTACCTGCTAATTTATGGAGCTATCATCACAACACTAACAATTGTTGGGATCGTACTCCTCCCTATCTACTTTCTGGTAGCTCCATACTTCATAAATAAATATTTTGATAATCTTAGTGCTGAACTCACTACCCGCGCGCTCCGTTTTGAGAAGGGAATTATCTTTCATGTTGAGCGGACTATTCCGTTGGATAAGATCCAGGATCTGACATTCAAAGAAGGCCCGCTATTAAAATATTTTGGCCTCAGTATCTTAAAGGTAGAAACGGCTGGGGGCAGCGGACAGGGACAAGCTGACCTTACCCTAATTGGTATTAAAGATGCTTCGGATTTCCGGAAAAAAGTGCTCGAGCAACGAGATAACGTAACGGATAACAAATATAGTTCTTCCGGAAGCAACAATGGGGAATCCACATTAGCAGTCTTAAAAGAAATTCGCGATTCACTCAAAAGTATCGACCGGAAAATAGATTCCAGACAATAA
- a CDS encoding sodium-dependent transporter gives MGGNNQNGNLFSSKLGLILSVLGIAVGTGNIWRFPRIAAQNGGSEGAGAFLIAWITCLFLFSIPLIIAEYGIGRHGRKGVIGSFINLVGKKYAWMGSFVGFVATAIMFYYSVVAGWCLYYLIESVTATLPASVEQAETVWYSFQGSAWPSVFHAIMIGLGGLIVVKGISSIERINKVLIPSLLLVVVISLIRAVSLPGSFQGLEYLFTPDWATLSQPSLWLEALTQNAWDTGAAWGLILTYGAYMRKKDDITISALQTGIGNNIVSLLAAMTIFATVFGTLGSSMGNGEILDIMKTSGPASTGLTFMWMPQLFNEMAGGKIFAILFFLGLTFAAFSSLISMIELASRVFVDMGFPRKNATIAICVTGFLLGMPSALSTDILANQDFVWAVGLMVSGAFMSFAIIKFDPDKFRSTIVNTGEHRFELGKWWTVIIKYVVPVEVISLLIWWIYLSITAYAPDSWYNPLSAFSVATIAVQWGIAMGLFYLYNDKIAEKTVSGSE, from the coding sequence ATGGGCGGCAATAATCAAAATGGAAATCTTTTTTCATCAAAACTGGGATTGATTCTCAGTGTGTTGGGAATCGCTGTCGGTACGGGAAACATCTGGCGATTCCCGCGTATTGCCGCACAAAATGGGGGGAGTGAAGGGGCTGGAGCTTTTCTTATCGCTTGGATTACCTGCCTGTTTTTATTTTCTATACCACTAATTATAGCTGAATACGGCATTGGGCGACATGGGCGAAAAGGAGTTATCGGCTCATTTATCAATTTAGTTGGTAAAAAATATGCCTGGATGGGTAGTTTCGTTGGCTTTGTTGCTACGGCTATCATGTTCTATTACAGCGTTGTTGCCGGATGGTGCCTGTACTATCTGATTGAATCGGTTACAGCAACTCTGCCGGCCAGTGTAGAACAAGCTGAAACTGTTTGGTATAGTTTCCAGGGGTCGGCGTGGCCTTCTGTTTTTCATGCTATCATGATTGGGTTGGGTGGCCTCATTGTTGTAAAGGGAATTTCATCTATTGAGCGAATTAACAAAGTGCTTATTCCTTCGTTACTGCTCGTGGTTGTAATTTCACTGATTCGTGCTGTAAGTCTTCCTGGTAGTTTTCAAGGTCTTGAATATCTGTTTACACCCGACTGGGCTACTCTTTCACAGCCTAGCCTATGGCTCGAAGCCCTCACGCAAAACGCCTGGGATACCGGGGCCGCATGGGGACTTATCCTCACTTATGGTGCTTATATGCGTAAAAAAGATGATATCACCATTAGTGCACTACAAACGGGTATTGGGAATAATATTGTGTCGCTGCTGGCTGCAATGACTATTTTTGCTACCGTATTTGGTACGCTGGGTAGTAGCATGGGCAATGGAGAGATTTTGGATATTATGAAAACCTCGGGTCCGGCCTCAACGGGACTTACCTTTATGTGGATGCCTCAACTTTTCAACGAAATGGCTGGGGGCAAGATTTTTGCCATTCTCTTTTTCTTAGGATTGACTTTTGCTGCTTTTAGTTCGCTTATCTCAATGATTGAGCTGGCCAGCCGTGTTTTTGTGGATATGGGATTCCCCCGAAAAAATGCCACTATCGCTATTTGTGTAACCGGCTTTTTGCTGGGGATGCCGTCAGCACTTTCGACTGATATTTTAGCCAATCAGGATTTTGTGTGGGCGGTTGGCTTGATGGTCTCAGGAGCCTTTATGTCGTTTGCCATCATCAAATTTGATCCCGATAAGTTTCGTTCTACCATCGTAAATACGGGGGAACACCGCTTCGAGTTGGGCAAATGGTGGACCGTCATCATCAAATATGTTGTACCGGTTGAAGTGATTTCACTACTTATCTGGTGGATTTATTTAAGTATTACGGCTTACGCGCCAGACAGCTGGTATAATCCGCTAAGCGCTTTTTCTGTAGCCACCATTGCTGTGCAGTGGGGTATCGCTATGGGACTATTCTACTTGTATAATGATAAAATAGCCGAAAAAACGGTGAGCGGATCAGAATAG
- a CDS encoding DUF2723 domain-containing protein, which produces MFSNHKTTNRTLALITFFASLILYTLTMAPTASFWDAGEFIAVGHGLQVNHPPGAPFYSLLGRIFSMFMPTAYVAASINFISALSSALTVMLLYLIVVRLVREWKGAPDKMLVIDKIGMYGGAILGAATFAVTDTFWFSAAEAEVYALSMLFTALVVWLALVWAEHHDKPYNERWIILISYLFGIALGIHLLNLLALFFVALIIYFKKYEFSYQSFGVLMAASAGAFLLVYPGTIQGIPSLLEWITNASYGLIGPVGFIILVTLAMGWGLYYTQKNGHRMANIIILCYTMILIGYSSYSLIFIRSIADPPIDENDPETVEAFISYLEREQYGQTPLLTGNTYDNSQGTINRDEEAFFPRRYSTKPQHVQQYAQYSSDLDFFLRYQVNHMYWRYFAWNFIGRDADIQDAGWQSGFTETEHEENPAHNSYFYIPFLLGLFGMLFHFQNDWKRALSVLALFVFTGLAIIFYLNQTPMQPRERDYAYVGSFFAFAIWIGMGGIGIIELVKDYLRSSKIASYAILGVLFLAAPVWMGMENFHDHDRSERYVAPDYAYNLLNSTAPNAILFTNGDNDTFPLWYLQEVEGIRTDVRIVCLSLLNTDWYIKQLKNQWSHESAPLPISLTNDEIDELSSRGYSIHNPDTLRIPVDKERLDTIFSDMDQYKKAMGVDTDKELGFDLSKIGFQLPVDSLDNEVAWYYEGRPAGQDRQGNRQYYTQVQDEIILDILKTNDWERPVYFANTVSNQSQMNLQNYFRFEGKAFRVVPQRRKSQGYGWMDPSIHAKRLSNFQFRQWNNPDTYLDENIRRMLGNYRFSITELANKYKQMGKPDSASYWLEWGEERLPLNTNNTNSSILYAYSYADVGSTQNAAELAREIEPNVIENLKSTIADYDNIQSQIAQLTQDAEQAKQNADMQTQQQLQQRMQGISSQRQKVARDISRAISHLTIIQRIYFMNGNDEEATQLHDRVNEITGGRISIPATKEENKKEFDRFQL; this is translated from the coding sequence ATGTTTTCGAATCATAAGACGACCAACCGTACGTTAGCTTTAATCACGTTTTTCGCTTCTCTTATTCTCTATACACTGACAATGGCTCCCACCGCCAGTTTTTGGGATGCCGGAGAATTTATTGCCGTTGGTCATGGTCTACAAGTCAACCATCCTCCCGGAGCCCCATTCTACTCATTGCTGGGACGCATCTTTAGCATGTTTATGCCCACTGCTTATGTAGCAGCAAGCATCAACTTTATTAGTGCCTTAAGCTCTGCATTAACCGTTATGCTGTTGTACCTCATTGTAGTACGGTTGGTACGTGAATGGAAAGGAGCTCCTGATAAGATGCTCGTTATAGATAAAATCGGTATGTATGGTGGAGCTATTCTCGGCGCCGCTACATTTGCCGTTACTGATACGTTTTGGTTTAGCGCAGCAGAAGCAGAAGTTTATGCACTTTCGATGCTGTTTACAGCGCTTGTCGTCTGGCTTGCATTGGTCTGGGCCGAACATCATGATAAGCCCTACAACGAGCGTTGGATCATTCTGATCTCCTATCTGTTTGGGATTGCCTTGGGAATCCACCTGCTAAACCTCCTTGCCCTGTTTTTTGTGGCACTGATCATTTATTTCAAAAAGTATGAATTTAGTTACCAGTCATTTGGAGTATTGATGGCAGCATCAGCAGGTGCCTTTTTATTGGTTTACCCGGGTACCATTCAGGGTATCCCCAGTCTGCTGGAATGGATTACAAATGCCAGCTATGGACTGATTGGTCCGGTTGGATTTATTATTCTTGTCACGCTTGCTATGGGTTGGGGCCTTTATTACACCCAGAAGAACGGTCACCGGATGGCGAATATCATTATTCTTTGCTACACGATGATTCTCATCGGCTACTCATCGTATTCACTGATATTTATCCGTTCTATTGCTGACCCTCCCATTGATGAAAATGACCCAGAAACGGTAGAGGCTTTTATCAGTTATCTGGAACGCGAGCAATACGGGCAAACGCCGTTGCTTACCGGTAATACTTATGACAATAGCCAAGGTACTATTAACAGAGATGAGGAAGCTTTTTTCCCCCGTCGGTACTCAACCAAACCACAGCATGTGCAACAATATGCACAATATTCGAGTGACTTAGATTTCTTTTTACGGTATCAGGTCAACCACATGTATTGGCGCTACTTTGCGTGGAATTTTATTGGGCGTGATGCTGATATTCAGGATGCCGGCTGGCAGTCTGGTTTCACCGAAACTGAACATGAAGAAAATCCTGCCCATAATAGTTACTTCTATATTCCCTTTCTGTTGGGATTATTTGGGATGCTATTCCATTTCCAAAATGATTGGAAGCGCGCGCTATCGGTCTTGGCGCTGTTTGTTTTTACGGGCCTGGCCATCATTTTCTACCTCAATCAAACCCCCATGCAACCGCGAGAGCGGGACTACGCCTACGTGGGATCGTTCTTTGCCTTCGCCATATGGATTGGCATGGGAGGCATTGGCATAATAGAATTAGTTAAAGATTATTTAAGATCAAGCAAGATAGCTTCTTATGCTATTTTGGGAGTACTGTTTTTAGCTGCTCCGGTATGGATGGGCATGGAAAATTTCCACGACCATGACCGCAGTGAGCGATATGTAGCACCCGACTATGCGTATAACTTGCTCAACTCCACGGCACCAAACGCTATTCTTTTTACCAATGGCGACAACGATACCTTCCCCCTTTGGTACCTGCAGGAAGTTGAGGGCATTCGCACGGATGTTCGCATTGTTTGCCTGAGTTTGCTTAATACCGATTGGTATATCAAGCAACTAAAAAATCAGTGGTCCCATGAATCTGCTCCACTGCCAATTTCCTTGACAAACGATGAAATTGATGAACTTTCTTCGCGAGGATACTCGATCCATAACCCAGATACGCTTCGTATACCTGTTGATAAAGAAAGATTGGATACCATCTTTAGTGATATGGACCAATATAAAAAAGCTATGGGGGTAGATACGGATAAAGAACTTGGGTTCGATTTATCTAAGATTGGCTTCCAGCTACCCGTAGATTCTCTTGATAATGAAGTCGCCTGGTATTACGAAGGGCGTCCGGCCGGACAAGATCGTCAAGGTAATCGCCAATACTATACACAGGTACAGGATGAAATCATTCTGGATATCCTTAAAACTAACGATTGGGAACGTCCCGTTTATTTTGCTAATACGGTATCCAACCAGAGTCAAATGAACCTGCAAAACTATTTCCGGTTTGAAGGCAAGGCCTTTCGTGTGGTGCCGCAACGTCGTAAATCACAGGGCTATGGCTGGATGGATCCAAGTATTCATGCAAAAAGGTTATCGAACTTCCAGTTCAGACAATGGAATAATCCCGACACCTATTTGGACGAAAACATCCGTAGAATGCTCGGCAATTACCGATTCAGTATCACCGAGCTGGCTAACAAGTACAAACAAATGGGTAAGCCCGACAGTGCCAGTTACTGGCTTGAGTGGGGTGAAGAACGCCTGCCGTTAAATACGAATAACACCAATTCAAGCATACTATATGCTTATAGCTATGCTGATGTGGGGAGCACCCAAAATGCTGCTGAGTTAGCTCGTGAGATTGAACCAAATGTCATAGAAAACCTTAAAAGTACTATTGCAGATTATGATAATATCCAATCTCAAATTGCCCAGTTGACACAGGATGCTGAACAGGCAAAACAGAATGCGGACATGCAAACGCAACAACAGCTCCAGCAGCGAATGCAAGGTATTAGCTCGCAACGACAAAAAGTTGCTCGAGATATTTCAAGAGCTATCAGCCATCTAACGATTATTCAACGTATCTACTTTATGAATGGCAATGATGAAGAGGCTACTCAGCTTCATGATCGCGTGAATGAAATTACGGGTGGCCGCATATCAATACCTGCAACCAAAGAAGAAAATAAAAAGGAATTCGATAGGTTCCAGCTATAA
- the ybeY gene encoding rRNA maturation RNase YbeY: MAESTFDIQVFNQTDAPLPFDEHLLSDIAQQIADHEECSFNFVEVVYVDEAKIIEINKEHLDRDYVTDIISFRYDDAETNDNIEGTLFCCAPRIKEQAHEFDESEQREFLRIYIHGLLHLVGYDDQSQETKEQMTGKENFYLHKIEDLLSS; this comes from the coding sequence ATGGCTGAGTCTACATTCGATATTCAGGTTTTTAACCAAACCGATGCCCCACTTCCCTTTGATGAGCATCTTCTTTCGGATATAGCCCAACAAATTGCTGATCACGAAGAATGCAGCTTCAATTTTGTTGAAGTAGTCTATGTTGATGAAGCAAAAATCATCGAGATAAATAAAGAGCACCTTGACCGGGATTATGTAACTGATATTATCTCTTTTCGGTATGATGATGCTGAAACCAATGATAATATCGAAGGAACACTTTTTTGTTGTGCCCCGCGCATTAAGGAACAAGCTCACGAGTTTGACGAATCAGAACAGCGAGAGTTTTTACGGATTTATATTCACGGCTTATTACATCTGGTGGGATATGACGATCAATCCCAAGAAACGAAAGAGCAGATGACCGGCAAAGAAAACTTTTATCTTCATAAGATTGAAGATCTTCTCTCTTCATAG
- a CDS encoding DUF445 domain-containing protein: MPDHHLSENDTQNALEAAKEKTREHGRYLWGIISRYTDVRSLSKAPAKTRIKPAKEQQYSSTLVSILSAIPYLLLGLFIFSFFWDFDAFDTEVFGKLLVFDGLLRIISVSGLIGFLTNWLAITMLFKPAQKRPILGHGLIPAQKNRIAFRLAQTVSQDLINPEIIKKKINESNIIGRYRELSTRYVKNIIDDPAFRSDLKQWVVQYLDEMIANPEIRAALAKRILTQIEEALHNKSFEKIALKTYTFVKGQQMQEIIEEALVQIPTSVENGLDKMDTLLDELPEKIDQNSEGIENIVTSLLYKLINQLDVHALVEENLRSYDEQKISNIIRSATNEQLRYIQYLGAVLGVIGGFVIWEPLLCITILGILGSFILLVDQLLFKMSNNVT, from the coding sequence ATGCCGGATCATCACCTATCAGAAAATGATACCCAAAATGCCTTAGAGGCTGCCAAAGAAAAAACGCGGGAACACGGTCGATACCTATGGGGAATAATCAGTCGCTATACTGATGTTCGCAGTCTCTCAAAAGCACCTGCAAAAACAAGGATTAAACCTGCCAAAGAACAACAATACAGTTCTACCCTGGTTTCAATATTATCAGCTATACCTTACCTCCTTTTAGGACTATTTATCTTTTCCTTTTTCTGGGATTTTGATGCGTTCGATACAGAAGTATTTGGCAAGCTGTTGGTTTTTGACGGTTTACTTCGAATTATAAGTGTAAGTGGGTTAATCGGTTTTTTAACAAACTGGCTGGCTATTACCATGTTATTTAAGCCGGCCCAAAAGCGTCCTATATTAGGACATGGACTGATCCCTGCTCAAAAAAATCGTATTGCTTTTCGATTGGCCCAAACCGTTTCGCAGGATCTTATTAACCCAGAAATCATCAAAAAGAAAATTAATGAATCGAATATCATAGGACGATACCGCGAGCTCTCCACGCGCTATGTAAAAAATATTATTGATGATCCCGCTTTTCGCAGTGATTTAAAACAGTGGGTCGTCCAATACCTTGATGAAATGATTGCCAACCCTGAAATTCGCGCAGCCCTTGCCAAACGTATTCTAACGCAAATTGAAGAAGCCCTGCATAATAAATCATTCGAAAAAATTGCCCTTAAAACATATACCTTCGTCAAGGGACAGCAGATGCAAGAAATCATTGAAGAGGCGTTGGTACAAATCCCGACCTCAGTAGAAAACGGGCTGGACAAGATGGATACGCTGCTGGACGAACTTCCTGAGAAAATCGACCAAAACAGCGAAGGCATCGAAAATATCGTTACCTCCCTACTCTATAAACTCATAAACCAGCTTGATGTACATGCCCTTGTCGAGGAAAACCTCCGCAGTTATGATGAGCAGAAAATTTCAAACATTATTCGATCTGCTACCAACGAACAATTGCGGTATATCCAATACCTTGGAGCTGTACTGGGTGTTATCGGTGGATTTGTGATTTGGGAGCCGCTGCTTTGCATCACCATCTTGGGAATCCTCGGCAGCTTTATATTACTGGTGGATCAACTGTTATTCAAAATGAGTAATAATGTTACCTGA
- a CDS encoding carbon-nitrogen hydrolase family protein: protein MFSEPYLAAVIQMNSQTDIEANLEQAYSYIGQAAREGAKVVGLPENFSFLGGLSMRMEQADAIAEQVPTFLSNTAKEFGAYIMGGSYPVPTGNGKVYNCSTLYNPEGEQVATYNKVHLFDVDLGDDESYRESDYVEAGTPDPIVHKDDQIGNWGLTVCYDLRFPELYRALVDGEAEILSIPSAFTYTTGQDHWRPLLRARAIENTCYIFAPAQTGMHGKNRKTWGHAMIIDPWGEVIADVGTEPGIAMAEINPDSLQGFRSKIPSLQHRRM from the coding sequence ATGTTTTCTGAGCCGTACCTTGCTGCTGTTATACAGATGAACAGTCAAACTGATATTGAAGCTAATTTAGAACAAGCTTATTCGTATATCGGGCAGGCAGCACGGGAGGGTGCCAAAGTAGTGGGACTGCCCGAGAACTTTTCTTTTTTAGGTGGATTATCAATGCGGATGGAGCAGGCCGATGCTATTGCCGAACAAGTACCAACGTTCTTATCAAACACGGCTAAAGAGTTTGGGGCTTATATTATGGGAGGGAGCTATCCTGTTCCTACAGGAAATGGCAAAGTATATAATTGTTCCACGCTTTACAATCCCGAGGGAGAACAGGTTGCAACATATAACAAAGTACATCTATTTGATGTCGATTTAGGAGATGACGAGTCGTATCGTGAATCTGATTACGTGGAGGCGGGAACCCCAGATCCAATAGTTCATAAGGATGATCAAATTGGGAACTGGGGATTGACGGTTTGTTATGATCTGCGATTTCCTGAACTGTATCGCGCGCTTGTAGATGGGGAAGCAGAAATACTATCGATCCCCTCAGCTTTTACGTATACCACGGGACAAGATCACTGGCGGCCATTGCTGAGAGCCCGAGCGATCGAAAATACGTGCTATATCTTCGCACCCGCGCAAACCGGAATGCATGGTAAAAATCGCAAAACCTGGGGACATGCCATGATTATTGACCCGTGGGGAGAGGTGATCGCTGATGTGGGAACAGAGCCGGGTATTGCAATGGCAGAAATCAATCCAGATTCTTTGCAAGGATTTCGTTCAAAAATCCCATCCCTGCAACACCGACGGATGTGA
- a CDS encoding amidohydrolase family protein has product MKYVKQICSALLFICFLGMSAEAQITEKAEFGKFAITNATVHTVTDGTIDNGTVLIDGEKIVSVGTSVSIPQGYNRIDAGGKHVYPGFIDSGTQLGLQEIGAVAVTNDQAELGDFNPHVRAFTAINPSSVSIPVTRVNGVTNVISLPVSGRIAGKATLIDLYGYSPDSMAVTPNAGLHLNWPSSQKGGWWDDRTEEEVQKEYEQDLKKLKDFVSRAAFYDKMMTDFEENPENKDQPDKNKRMQAMREVVNGEVPVVISVDAKQDILNAIEWTKEHPEMEFILAGVRDGWRVAEEIADAGLPCLVSTLYTPNRDYDNYQRPYQNPAKLHEAGVKVAIATGGVENVRNAPYHAGFAANYGLGTEEALKAITINAAEIFGVADKLGSIEEGKQANLFIAEGDPFEPMNHITDVFIRGNKIPMVSRHIQLYDQYLDRGAQTSK; this is encoded by the coding sequence ATGAAGTATGTTAAACAAATATGTTCAGCTCTTCTCTTTATTTGCTTTTTGGGGATGAGCGCCGAAGCCCAAATCACTGAAAAAGCAGAATTTGGAAAGTTTGCTATAACGAACGCTACCGTCCATACGGTAACAGATGGCACAATTGACAATGGCACTGTTCTCATAGACGGTGAAAAGATCGTCAGCGTCGGTACAAGCGTGAGTATCCCGCAAGGGTATAATCGGATTGATGCTGGAGGCAAACATGTCTATCCGGGTTTTATAGACTCGGGAACGCAGCTTGGCCTGCAAGAAATTGGAGCCGTTGCGGTGACAAACGATCAGGCAGAGCTTGGCGATTTTAATCCTCATGTTCGGGCATTTACAGCTATTAATCCCAGCAGTGTCAGTATTCCGGTTACACGCGTAAATGGAGTAACGAACGTTATTTCATTACCTGTATCAGGACGAATTGCGGGAAAGGCTACGCTTATTGATCTTTATGGGTATTCGCCGGATTCAATGGCCGTTACCCCTAATGCCGGTTTGCACTTAAACTGGCCAAGTTCACAGAAAGGCGGTTGGTGGGATGACCGTACTGAGGAAGAGGTGCAAAAAGAGTACGAACAGGACCTCAAGAAGCTTAAGGATTTTGTGAGTCGGGCTGCATTTTATGATAAGATGATGACCGACTTTGAAGAGAATCCCGAAAACAAAGATCAGCCTGATAAAAATAAACGAATGCAGGCTATGCGTGAAGTGGTGAATGGAGAGGTGCCGGTTGTTATATCGGTGGATGCCAAACAGGACATTCTGAATGCTATTGAATGGACAAAAGAGCATCCTGAAATGGAATTCATTCTTGCTGGTGTTCGAGACGGCTGGCGTGTTGCAGAGGAAATCGCTGATGCAGGTCTACCATGCTTGGTATCAACATTATATACCCCCAATCGCGATTATGATAACTACCAGCGGCCGTATCAAAATCCGGCAAAACTACATGAGGCAGGGGTAAAAGTAGCGATCGCTACTGGTGGTGTTGAAAATGTACGTAATGCACCATATCACGCTGGATTTGCTGCTAATTATGGGTTAGGTACCGAAGAAGCGTTAAAAGCAATTACCATTAATGCAGCCGAAATTTTTGGCGTAGCTGATAAGCTTGGCAGCATCGAAGAGGGGAAACAGGCGAACCTCTTTATTGCTGAAGGTGATCCCTTTGAGCCCATGAATCATATTACGGATGTCTTTATCCGTGGCAATAAAATTCCGATGGTGAGTCGTCATATTCAGCTCTATGATCAATATCTGGATCGCGGAGCACAAACCAGTAAGTAA